A region of Mycoplasmopsis bovirhinis DNA encodes the following proteins:
- a CDS encoding MGA_1079 family surface serine endopeptidase has protein sequence MQKIKKFSLALAPLTTIPFVALSCSNEGQKPAPTPNNNANITKINNFLNSVNNSSVEVLKSTFSNYQNNNWDETKANLLIEFVTEYLSILNLKTENLYSQINWKFDSYNSIVQKLKKYDQLLNTPNNSFETLTQELLAEIKATKQEIAAYNSTILAKNKELDDFIKKAQKLELKNNSLKQFLQTEIYNLYNKHGINSLALISQIDHNTSKLQEVINFANQNLNAELTTRASSAKNYLTNNLKVESLTSYSQNLATNLAQLTSFIINNNLTPQEVNSKKTQLTNIVENSDIYAATKEQLKNEISQVYSITGVSELEDKINYLETNLVASAKQNLINKVNQYNFTNQNISDLTDLINTFNQNALTAFETDFSNFLEIWNKILIKFRDIETYISSGYKGSQKQVFEYYKQKAKFVKLFSKEAKLEKISLVSMEVNIKAFESFLATFTEQETKLKENNENDSKTLLDYFKEETNEKLKFEFNELGAKYDLEKYSYSASYNFENTKLFFDVHDNEYVDYQITDLKLDPKNWNNLLVEVTVTLKTKPEISYKYNFTKTYANDVSSYVESININTLDQNFDINYDDLKLLKAQDFLARPLAEKLTYFKRQSQFIAKFFKYEIKDDFEFKDNRLYATLTVSFNNQIIKKAKIPTIKPVEFFDNNGNYQDYVDEINKAKIFEIINGNMTTFFNSLKFNPNSKNTHEVYIASDAIKAFEESYIMPKFGRFEIFIKEVKNTNDYNGEADLVLWYKKDGKEVEIKNQELNLISIKNFKLLNFFDLKPKTEIFKIDDFQNSIIPDQETINLINSINESNFSLRLTSSTSPTPDFRLLNVQDLIDQKAFIKIEYLMVLSNGKEAKGLNYDNEAYVPLDAKIYDKDINVNETDLTKLTDNYFKIYYDIKRVGKRGMSFKLGWINKKNQSIRYTNNQEYTLINLVNDYQQHHYPEIMVNNIKLSDLEINYQSLKNKTADQWNEDIESLNQVIKLKANSQNQINYLNYSLPVSLFKINAIKRISFDQAYISFKVLNRNNNWINGNTWFKIKGFKSSSTNHLYDSLWWTNTNLKTIQDSTNSITRERVIEPMWDDLLWKLNQRTNIASWTFAKKYLAQTLLKPNARNRIIKFNILANVLINDNDKNNRLRNTSKGTAINVDLDELIASKTLKYVYSAKVSAEESFKYVVSLTWNEQKGIEFKIFMEDNSYKIIIDEPEVQANFQTPFEKERAFLILPAAVSATVQYTNDEEKEDFNVNQNRFDYNNMDYNQFNQPITFYSDAKYLANRDVYQPNQNVSYELHNGYKLDAEFMRLEEWRDWDVVENAYLRSAKININNRIGGSPSYLKLTKAQMMPLFCLLLMHTLKIRLLK, from the coding sequence ATGCAAAAAATTAAAAAATTCTCATTAGCTTTAGCGCCCTTAACCACCATTCCATTTGTAGCATTATCATGTTCAAATGAAGGACAAAAACCAGCCCCAACCCCAAATAATAATGCTAATATTACTAAAATAAATAACTTTTTAAATTCTGTTAATAATAGTTCAGTAGAAGTATTAAAATCAACATTTTCAAATTATCAAAATAATAATTGAGATGAAACAAAAGCAAATTTACTAATTGAATTTGTTACTGAATATTTATCAATTTTAAATTTAAAAACAGAGAATTTATATTCTCAAATTAATTGAAAATTTGATTCATATAATTCAATTGTTCAAAAACTTAAAAAATATGATCAATTATTAAATACACCTAATAATTCTTTTGAAACTTTAACCCAAGAACTTTTAGCTGAAATTAAAGCTACAAAACAAGAAATTGCAGCTTATAATTCAACAATCTTAGCAAAAAATAAAGAATTAGATGATTTTATTAAAAAAGCTCAAAAACTTGAGCTCAAAAATAATTCACTAAAACAGTTTTTACAAACTGAAATTTATAATTTATACAATAAACACGGGATAAATTCTTTAGCTTTAATCTCGCAAATTGATCATAATACTTCAAAACTTCAAGAAGTTATTAATTTTGCAAATCAAAATCTAAATGCTGAACTAACAACTAGAGCAAGTTCTGCTAAAAACTATTTAACTAATAATTTAAAAGTTGAATCTTTAACTAGTTATTCACAAAACCTTGCAACAAACTTAGCTCAACTTACTTCATTTATTATTAATAATAATCTTACTCCTCAAGAAGTTAATAGTAAAAAAACACAATTAACTAATATTGTAGAAAACTCAGATATCTATGCTGCAACTAAAGAGCAACTCAAAAATGAAATCTCACAAGTTTATAGTATTACTGGTGTTTCTGAACTTGAAGATAAAATTAATTATTTAGAAACTAATTTAGTTGCAAGTGCAAAACAAAACTTAATTAATAAAGTTAATCAATATAATTTTACAAATCAAAATATAAGTGATTTAACAGATTTAATTAATACTTTTAACCAAAATGCATTAACAGCTTTTGAAACTGATTTTAGTAATTTCCTTGAAATTTGAAATAAAATTTTAATTAAATTTAGAGATATTGAAACTTATATTTCAAGTGGGTATAAAGGCTCACAAAAACAAGTTTTTGAATATTACAAACAAAAAGCAAAATTTGTAAAACTATTTAGCAAAGAAGCTAAATTAGAGAAAATTTCTCTAGTTTCAATGGAAGTAAATATAAAAGCTTTTGAATCTTTTTTAGCTACATTCACTGAGCAAGAAACAAAACTTAAAGAAAATAATGAAAATGATTCAAAAACATTATTAGATTATTTCAAAGAAGAAACTAATGAAAAACTAAAATTTGAATTTAATGAGTTAGGTGCTAAATATGATTTAGAAAAATATTCATATTCTGCTTCATATAATTTTGAAAACACTAAGCTATTTTTTGATGTCCACGACAATGAATATGTTGATTATCAAATAACAGATCTTAAGCTAGATCCAAAAAACTGAAACAACTTATTAGTTGAAGTTACAGTTACTTTAAAAACTAAACCTGAAATTAGTTATAAATATAACTTTACTAAAACTTATGCTAACGATGTTAGTTCATATGTTGAATCAATTAATATCAATACTTTAGACCAAAATTTTGATATTAATTATGATGATTTGAAATTGCTTAAAGCTCAAGATTTTTTAGCTAGACCATTAGCAGAAAAATTAACTTACTTTAAACGTCAATCACAATTTATTGCAAAATTTTTCAAATACGAAATTAAGGATGATTTTGAATTTAAAGATAATAGACTATATGCAACTTTAACAGTTTCATTTAACAATCAAATTATTAAAAAAGCAAAAATTCCAACTATTAAACCAGTTGAATTTTTCGATAATAATGGCAATTACCAAGACTATGTTGATGAAATTAACAAAGCTAAAATCTTTGAAATTATTAACGGTAATATGACAACTTTCTTTAATTCTCTTAAATTTAACCCAAACAGTAAAAACACTCATGAAGTGTATATAGCTTCAGATGCTATTAAAGCTTTTGAAGAATCATATATTATGCCTAAATTTGGTCGCTTTGAAATCTTTATCAAAGAAGTTAAGAACACCAATGATTATAATGGTGAAGCAGATTTAGTTTTATGATATAAAAAAGATGGGAAAGAAGTCGAAATTAAAAACCAAGAATTAAATTTAATATCAATAAAAAACTTTAAACTTCTTAACTTTTTTGATTTAAAACCTAAAACTGAAATTTTTAAAATTGACGATTTCCAAAATTCTATTATTCCTGATCAAGAAACAATTAATTTAATTAACTCAATCAATGAATCTAACTTTAGTCTTAGATTAACTTCATCTACATCTCCAACTCCTGATTTTCGCTTACTAAATGTTCAAGATCTAATTGACCAAAAAGCTTTTATTAAGATAGAATACTTAATGGTCTTAAGTAATGGCAAAGAAGCTAAAGGTCTAAACTATGATAATGAAGCTTATGTACCTTTAGATGCAAAAATTTATGATAAAGATATTAATGTCAATGAAACAGATTTAACTAAGCTTACAGATAATTATTTCAAAATTTATTATGATATAAAACGCGTTGGCAAACGTGGCATGTCATTTAAATTAGGTTGAATTAATAAGAAAAATCAATCTATAAGATATACAAATAACCAAGAATATACTTTAATTAATCTAGTAAATGATTATCAGCAACATCATTATCCAGAAATCATGGTTAATAATATTAAACTAAGTGATTTGGAAATTAATTACCAAAGCTTAAAAAATAAAACAGCAGACCAATGAAATGAAGATATAGAATCTTTAAATCAAGTTATTAAGTTAAAAGCAAATTCCCAAAACCAAATTAATTATTTAAATTACTCATTACCAGTTTCATTATTTAAAATAAATGCTATTAAACGAATTTCTTTTGATCAAGCTTATATTAGTTTTAAAGTCTTGAACCGAAATAATAATTGAATTAATGGTAATACTTGATTTAAAATTAAAGGTTTTAAATCAAGTTCCACTAATCATTTATATGATAGTTTGTGATGAACTAACACCAATCTTAAAACAATTCAAGATTCAACTAACTCAATTACTCGTGAAAGGGTAATTGAACCAATGTGAGATGATTTACTTTGAAAACTAAACCAAAGAACTAATATTGCATCTTGAACATTTGCTAAAAAATACCTTGCTCAAACCTTATTAAAACCTAATGCAAGAAATAGAATTATTAAATTCAATATCTTAGCTAACGTTTTAATTAATGATAATGATAAAAATAATCGTTTAAGAAATACATCTAAAGGAACAGCTATTAATGTCGATTTAGATGAATTAATTGCTTCTAAAACTCTTAAATATGTTTATAGTGCAAAAGTTTCAGCTGAAGAAAGTTTTAAATATGTTGTTAGTTTAACTTGAAATGAGCAAAAAGGTATTGAATTTAAAATCTTCATGGAAGATAATTCATACAAAATTATTATTGATGAACCCGAAGTTCAAGCTAATTTCCAAACACCTTTTGAAAAAGAGAGAGCATTTCTTATTCTTCCAGCAGCAGTAAGTGCTACCGTGCAATATACAAACGACGAAGAAAAAGAAGATTTTAATGTAAATCAAAACCGTTTTGATTATAATAATATGGATTACAATCAATTCAATCAACCAATAACATTTTATTCAGATGCAAAATATTTAGCAAATCGTGATGTATATCAACCTAACCAAAATGTTTCATATGAATTACATAATGGATATAAACTAGATGCTGAATTTATGCGTCTTGAAGAATGGAGAGATTGAGATGTTGTCGAAAATGCTTACCTACGAAGTGCAAAAATAAATATTAATAATAGAATAGGGGGGTCTCCTTCTTATCTAAAGCTAACAAAAGCCCAGATGATGCCACTTTTTTGTTTGTTACTAATGCACACGTTGAAAATTCGACTCCTGAAGTAG
- a CDS encoding MnuA family membrane nuclease, whose amino-acid sequence MKKSQGKWWKSNKKTFWAINASTVIVAAAVFGLYWFYGELSPKTKTKLRSRDENNNNSGSLNNSASSPSQTTNANGELKLTSWNIANFGKSSNKLGFRVQAVAELIVKEKVNFLSIQEVGYEDWAGVERVIEVLKEKFNKNFKLAKSPAGLYSTERPNSKESYAILYNPDLYEPLDTKGHNAFYGKEVKFTRPLWYSYWSVKNTNTKFWIINGHLDAPGKSTAKGVQEELSPTIKGLKWTGQGSQEVNEFLDIHNAFESLKKYYQSQTLEDLVIFNGDTNIKKENTVISNNYYVNLGYKTGYINNSGSFEWQNSSMSEKAYANPYDKFIAYDPKNEFKQASEQEFKYDLLKAFQSHLERQKYLELYKTDRNLSSTQGITDGQMAFRISDHTFVHSYIKLNKTS is encoded by the coding sequence ATGAAGAAAAGTCAAGGTAAATGATGAAAAAGTAACAAGAAAACTTTTTGAGCAATTAATGCTTCAACTGTAATAGTTGCTGCAGCGGTGTTTGGTTTATATTGATTTTATGGTGAATTGTCACCTAAAACAAAAACTAAACTCCGATCAAGAGATGAAAATAATAACAATTCAGGAAGTTTGAATAATTCTGCAAGTTCTCCTTCACAAACTACTAATGCAAACGGCGAATTAAAATTAACATCATGAAATATTGCTAATTTTGGTAAAAGTTCAAATAAATTAGGTTTTAGAGTACAAGCGGTAGCTGAGTTAATCGTAAAAGAAAAGGTAAATTTTCTATCAATACAAGAAGTTGGTTATGAAGATTGAGCTGGAGTTGAACGTGTTATAGAGGTTTTAAAAGAAAAATTTAACAAAAATTTCAAATTAGCTAAAAGCCCTGCAGGGCTTTATTCTACAGAAAGACCTAATTCTAAAGAATCTTATGCTATTTTATATAATCCGGATTTATATGAACCATTAGATACTAAAGGTCATAATGCGTTTTACGGTAAGGAAGTTAAATTTACTAGGCCTTTATGGTATTCATATTGAAGTGTTAAAAATACTAATACGAAGTTTTGAATTATTAATGGGCATTTAGATGCTCCAGGTAAATCAACAGCAAAAGGCGTTCAAGAAGAACTGTCACCTACTATTAAAGGTTTAAAATGAACTGGGCAAGGTTCACAGGAAGTTAATGAATTTTTGGACATCCATAATGCCTTTGAAAGTTTGAAAAAATATTATCAAAGTCAAACACTAGAAGATTTAGTAATTTTTAATGGTGATACCAACATTAAAAAAGAAAACACAGTAATTAGCAATAATTACTACGTTAATTTAGGATATAAAACTGGTTATATTAATAATTCTGGTTCTTTTGAGTGGCAAAACAGTTCAATGAGTGAGAAAGCATATGCTAATCCATACGATAAATTTATTGCATATGATCCTAAGAATGAATTTAAGCAAGCTAGTGAACAAGAATTTAAATACGACTTATTAAAGGCATTCCAAAGTCATTTGGAGCGTCAAAAATACCTTGAACTCTACAAAACTGATCGTAATTTATCAAGCACTCAAGGGATAACAGACGGACAAATGGCTTTTAGGATTTCAGACCATACATTTGTACACAGTTATATTAAATTAAATAAAACAAGTTAA